Proteins co-encoded in one Populus trichocarpa isolate Nisqually-1 chromosome 10, P.trichocarpa_v4.1, whole genome shotgun sequence genomic window:
- the LOC7475579 gene encoding cysteine--tRNA ligase 2, cytoplasmic isoform X2, with the protein MTDLQCLIPTHQPRVTDHVEQIKDMITQIIEKDCAYAVEGDVFFAVNKSPNYGQLSGQRLENNRAGERVAVDSRKRNPADFALWKAAKPGEPSWESPWGPGRPGWHIECSAMSAQYLTFKFDIHGGGIDLIFPHHENEIAQSCAACEESSVSYWMHNGHVTNNNEKMSKSLGNFFTIRQITERYHPLALRHFLISAHYRSPLNYSVSQLESSSDAVFYIYQTLQDCEDALLPFQEGSLKEGAGQNANLVAITADAQKCISRLHEDFETKMSDDLNTSPLLTGAFQEALKVVNGSLGMLKKKQQKKQQLSLIRSVTEVKKEVTEVLRILGLFPPCTCAEVLQQLKGKALKRAGLTEDDVMSLIEDRAVARKSQDFKKSDQIRTDLSARGIALMDVGKETVWRPCVPVENEEKAKTVVEEPTPPPQAASS; encoded by the exons ATTATAGAAAAAGACTGTGCATATGCAGTGGAGGGAGATGTCTTCTTTGCCGTTAATAAATCCCCAAATTATGGTCAGTTATCTGGGCAGAGGTTAGAAAATAATAGAGCGGGGGAACGTGTTGCCGTTGACTCAAGGAAACGTAACCCTGCTGACTTTGCATTGTGGAAG GCAGCAAAGCCAGGTGAGCCAAGTTGGGAGAGCCCATGGGGCCCTGGAAGGCCAGGATGGCATATAGAATGCAGTGCAATGAGTGCTCAGTATCTGACCTTCAAATTTGACATCCATGGCGGTgggattgatttgatttttccaCATCATGAGAATGAGATTGCCCAGAGCTGTGCAGCATGTGAAGAGAGCAGCGTGAGTTACTGGATGCATAATGGTCATGTCACTAATAACAATGAGAAAATGTCAAAATCATTGGgtaattttttcacaattcgCCAG ATCACTGAACGGTATCATCCACTGGCTTTGAGGCACTTCTTGATAAGTGCACACTATCGCTCTCCCCTCAATTACTCTGTTTCGCAGCTGGAAAGCTCATCAGATGCTGTTTTCTACATTTATCAG ACATTGCAAGATTGTGAGGATGCTTTATTGCCATTTCAAGAAGGAAGTCTGAAGGAAGGCGCAGGACAGAATGCCAACCTGGTTGCCATTACTGCTGATGCCCAAAAATGCATTTCTAGGCTACATGAAGATTTTGAGACTAAAATGTCAGACGATTTGAACACTTCGCCTTTATTGACTGGTGCTTTCCAAGAAGCCTTGAAGGTCGTAAATGGTTCTTTGGGCATGCTAAAG aagaaacaacaaaagaagCAACAATTGTCATTGATTCGGTCCGTTACTGAAGTCAAGAAAGAAGTTACGGAAGTTCTGAGAATTCTGGGATTGTTTCCTCCTTGCACTTGCGCCGAG GTTTTGCAGCAGTTAAAAGGGAAGGCATTGAAGAGAGCAGGACTAACAGAAGATGATGTGATGAGCCTGATTGAGGACAGAGCGGTGGCAAGGAAAAGTCAGGATTTCAAGAAAAGTGATCAGATCAGGACTGATTTGTCTGCAAGGGGCATTGCACTGATGGATGTGGGCAAGGAAACAGTTTGGAGGCCTTGTGTTCCTGTTGAGAACGAAGAGAAGGCAAAGACAGTTGTGGAAGAGCCAACGCCGCCACCACAAGCTGCATCAAGTTGA